From a region of the Castanea sativa cultivar Marrone di Chiusa Pesio chromosome 10, ASM4071231v1 genome:
- the LOC142612636 gene encoding nudix hydrolase 14, chloroplastic, with amino-acid sequence MALHIVQVSSSSSMSIHQQFRTLSKILSLSSHPYRLRSLSSNCKMSTETESSSPLTHSITLPTQLAEPVQIVAAPGISDSQFRTAINSSLFKQWLKNLQTETGILANNAMSLKRVLLQGVDMFGERVGFLKFKADIVDKGTGKKVPGIVFARGPAVAILILLESEGETYTVLTEQVRVPVGRHILELPAGMLDDDKGDFVGTAAREVEEETGIQLNLEDMIDLTAFLEPSTGCRVFPSPGGCDEEISLFLYRGHVDKEIIMQLQGKETGLRDHGELIKVRVVLYKNLWRMTADSKVLTAIALYEMAMREGLLLQSKT; translated from the exons ATGGCGTTGCACATTGTTCAAGTATCCAGTTCCAGTTCGATGTCTATACATCAACAGTTCCGCACTCTCTCCAAAATACTATCCCTTTCCTCTCATCCTTACCGACTCAGATCCCTCTCTTCCAATTGCAAAATGTCGACCGAGACCGAGTCGTCATCCCCTCTGACTCACTCCATCACCCTCCCGACTCAACTCGCTGAACCCGTCCAGATTGTCGCCGCACCTGGCATCTCCGACTCCCAATTCAG GACTGCTATTAATTCCTCATTGTTCAAGCAGTGGTTAAAGAACTTGCAAACTGAAACTGGAATTTTAGCTAACAATGCCATGTCTCTTAAACGTGTACTTCTCCAG GGAGTAGATATGTTTGGAGAGCGTGTCGGGTTTCTCAAATTCAAAGCTGACATTGTTGATAAGGGAACAGGAAAAAAG GTTCCAGGTATCGTATTTGCACGAGGACCAGCCGTAGCCATATTGATCCTCTTGGAGTCAGAGGGTGAAACTTATACTGTTCTTACTGAACAG GTTAGGGTCCCTGTTGGGAGGCATATTTTGGAATTGCCTGCTGGAATGTTGGATGATGACAAGGGTGATTTTGTTGGCACTGCAGCGCGGGAg GTTGAGGAGGAGACTGGaatacaattaaatttagaAGACATGATTGATCTTACAGCTTTCCTTGAACCATCCACAGGATGTAGAGTCTTTCCTTCTCCG GGTGGGTGTGATGAAGAAATTAGCCTCTTTTTGTACCGGGGGCACGTGGATAAAGAGATCATCATGCAGCTGCAAGGAAAAGAAACGGGTCTTCGTGACCATGGTGAGCTCATTAAGGTCCGTGTGGTTTTGTATAAAAATCTGTGGCGCATGACTGCTGATTCAAAGGTTCTAACAGCCATTGCTCTCTACGAAATGGCCATGAGAGAAGGGCTACTGCTTCAATCAAAGACCTAA